From a region of the Tachyglossus aculeatus isolate mTacAcu1 unplaced genomic scaffold, mTacAcu1.pri scaffold_1_arrow_ctg1, whole genome shotgun sequence genome:
- the LOC119923506 gene encoding olfactory receptor 1D2-like: MGSANKTDDSMFILLGLSSDPGQQRLFFALFLVLYLVTLGGNLLIILAISADSHLHSPMYFFLTNLSLVDICFSSTTVPKMLVDMQTGSPAISYTGCLIQLYFLVSLVALDNLLLTVMAYDRYMAICHPLHYTTVMSPGRCALLLTVCWTLSVLYGLTHTALMNTLSFCASRVVGNNFCEMYALLRLSCSVTRLNQVMLLATGSLLFIAPFLLVLVSYARIATAIARVPLAQGKFKAFSTCGSHLTVVSLFYGTLFGVYIQPLSTYSVQDTVAKVLYAVVTPLLNPFIYSLRNHDLHQALRKLILRRATFLQ, translated from the coding sequence ATGGGCTCAGCAAACAAGACGGATGACTCGATGTTCATTCTGCTGGGCCTGTCCAGTGACCCAGGGCAGCAGCGGCTCTTCTTTGCGCTCTTCCTAGTTCTGTACCTAGTCACCTTGGGAGGGAAcctgctcatcatcctggccatcAGTGCCGACTCGCACCTCcactcccccatgtacttcttcctcaccaacctgtcCCTGGTCGACATCTGTTTCTCCTCCACCaccgtccccaagatgctggtcgACATGCAGACCGGCAGTCCAGCCATCTCCTACACCGGCTGCCTGATCCAGCTGTACTTCTTGGTGTCCTTAGTTGCCCTGGATAATCTCCTCCTGacagtgatggcctatgaccgttacaTGGCTATCTGTCACCCTCTGCACTACACCACGGTCATGAGCCCTGGACGTTGTGCTCTGTTGCTGACCGTGTGCTGGACTCTGTCTGTCCTCTACGGCTTGACCCACACGGCCCTCATGAACACCTTGAGCTTCTGTGCATCCCGGGTCGTCGGGAACAACTTCTGCGAGATGTACGCACTGCTGCGGCTGTCCTGCTCTGTCACTCGCCTCAACCAGGTCATGCTCCTTGCCACAGGCTCCCTGCTCTTCATCGCTCCCTTTCTGCTCGTGCTGGTCTCCTATGCCCGCATCGCCACTGCCATCGCCAGAGTCCCTTTGGCCCAAGGCAagttcaaagccttctccacctgcggcTCCCACCTCACCGTGGTCTCCCTCTTCTATGGGACGCTGTTTGGGGTCTACATACAACCGCTGTCTACTTACTCCGTCCAGGACACTGTGGCCAAGGTGCTGTATGCGGTGGTGACACCCCTGCTCAACCCCTTCATTTACAGCCTGCGGAACCATGATCTACACCAAGCACTGCGAAAGCTCATCCTCCGGAGAGCGACCTTCCTGCAGTGA